The Acidiferrobacter thiooxydans sequence TAAGCGGCGCCGTCCGGGATACGATTGTCGATCACCACCTCGAGGACCGCCTGCGCCTCACCCATCGCCACGCGCACACGGTCTCCGGCAGCAAGCCCCAGGCGCATGGCCTCGGCCTCGTTTACGCCCACGCTCGCAGACCCACAGTCGGCAGTCCTATGCAGGACCTCGGAATGACGCACGATGCTATCGGAGTCGTAAAGGCTGACTTCGGCGATGCGTTGAAGACCCTGCGGGCGCGGCCGCCGCCCCTCGAGGACCATGGGCTCATGGCGCCCCACGGTCTCGCGCAAGTCGCCGATCGCCGCCCGCACCGCCGCGATGGAATCAAAGGCCAGACCCGGCACCTTGCACTTCTCGGCCAGCACGCGCAGGATCTTCCAGCCCGGACGGGCCTCGCCGCACGGTGTCACCACCGCCTCAAAGGACTGCCAACGCCCCTCGGCATTCACAAACGACCCATCGGTCTCGGTAAACGGCGCCATCGGCAGCAGGACGTGGGCGTAATCCAGCGCCTCGGAGCGAAATGCCGACAGCGCCACCACGAAGCGCGCCGCGCGCAGCGCAGCGCGCGCACGGCCGCCGTCGGCGCTGTCGGTTACAGGCTCGGCATCAACCAGCAGGAAGCCCTTTTGGCGGCCATCCCACATCTCTGATGCCGCGCGCCCGGGGACCGGCCGCCGGACCCCGCGTGCCGCACGCTGCGGCACCACGCCAGCGAGCCATAGGCCTGCGGAATTGCCAGGCGGCAGAAAGCCCACGGGCGCACCCGCGATCTCGCCCAGGGCCGCGGCCAGCGAGCGCAGCACCGCGGCCTCCGGATGACAGGCGGCGAGCGTGCCCAGAAGGACAAGCGGGCGCTCGGCCACACACAGCCATTCGGCGGTCTTGCGCTCGACCTCGGTGACCTCGAGACCCTCGGTCCAGGCCGCCACATCGGCTGGTAACGCTGATCCGGTACATCTCGCCGAGGCCACCAGCAGGCGTCCCAGGGCCTCTGGCAGGCCGCTTGGGGCGACGATGGTCTTGGCGGCGAGATCGAAGGTGAAGGCGAAATCCACGGGATTGATGGCAGCGATCCGGGCACCGTCCAGGAACGCCTTGCGCAGCCTATGGGCGAGCAGCGGCTGGTCCTTGCGGATGTTGCTGCCCACCAGGACCACCGCGTCGACACGCTCAAGCTCGGCGATCTCGACCCCGAGGGCCGGATAAGGGGGAGCGCCGGAATCGTCACGGAAATCGCCCTCACGCAGCCTGTGATCGACATTGTCGGAACCAAGGCCGCGCGTAAGGCGCGCCAGCAGATAGCCCTCCTCAACCGTGACCTGAGGAGAGGCCAGCGCCGCAAACGCCTCCGGCCCGTGTGCGGCCACGACCTCGCGCAAGCCGGCCGCCGCAGCCTCGAGGGCCACATCCCAATCGACCTCGCGCCATTGCCCGTCCACGCGCAAGAGTGGCACCGAAAGACGGGCATCTCCATGCAACGCCGTGTAGCTGAAGCGATCACGGTCCGAGATCCAGGTCTCGTTTACGGCCTCGTTTTCCTGCGGCAGGACACGCATGACCTTGTTGCGGCGGGTCTCCACCAGAAGATTGGTGCCGACGCAATCATGAGGGCTCAGCGAACGCTTGGCGGCAAGTTCCCAAGGGCGCGCGGAGTAACGGAACGGCTTCGAGGTCAGGGCGCCCACCGGGCATAAGTCGATCATATTCCCGGACAGCTCGGAATCGACGCTCGCCGCGACGTAGGTCCCGATACGCATATGCTCGCCGCGACCGGTCGCGCCAAGCTCCATGATGCCGCCGATCTCCTGACCAAAACGCACACAGCGCGTGCAATGGATGCAGCGCGTCATCTCGGTGGCGATGAGCGGACCTATGTCCTGATCCTTCACGATACGCTTGGCCTCGGCGAAGCGCGACACATCCCGCCCATAGCCCACGGCCAGATCCTGCAGGTCGCACTCGCCGCCCTGATCACAGATCGGACAGTCCAGGGGATGGTTTATGAGTAGGAACTCCATCACCCCTTTTTGCGCGGTGCGCGTCTTTTCCGAACGCGTCGACACCTTCATGCCCTCGGTCACGGGCGTGGCGCACGCCGGGACCGGCTTTGCCACGCGCTCGACATCGACTAGGCACATGCGGCAATTGGCGGCGACCGACAGCTTCTTGTGGTAACAAAAACGGGGTATATAGATGCCCGCCGCCTCGGCCGCCTCGATGACCATGGCGCCCTCTTCTACGGCGAGTTGTTTGCCATCGATTTCGATATGGAGCATGGTCATCTCCTGGGCCTCACGCCGCGGCCGCCATGGGACAGCTGTGGTGGAGGATGTGGTGCTCGAACTCCTCACGGAAGTTCTTGATGAAGCTTATGACCGGAAGCGCGGCCGCATCGCCCAGCGCACAGATCGTCCGGCCCTCGATCTTCTTCGCCATGTCCGTCAACAGGTCGAGGTCCTCCATGCGCCCCTGGCCATGCTCTATGCGATGCAGTACCCGCGCAAGCCACCCCGTTCCCTCGCGGCAGGGGGTGCACTGACCACACGACTCCTCGTAATAGAAATGCGAGATCCGCTCCAGCGCGCGCACCATGCACGTGGAATCGTCCATGATGATCACAGACCCCGCGCCGAGCATGCTGCCGGCCTTGGACAAGGAATCGTAATCCATGGTGAGATCCATCATGATCTCGCCGCGCACCACCGGGACCGACGAGCCGCCGGGGATCACCGCCTTCAGCTTGCGGCCGCGCCAGATGCCGCCCGCCATCTCGAGCAGCTCCGCAAACGGCGTACCTAGCGGCACCTCATAGTTGCCGGGCCGATTGACGTGCCCTGACACCGAGAAGATCTTCGACCCGCCATTGTTGGGCTTGCCTATGCCCAGAAACCACAGGCCGCCATGGCGCATGATGGACGGGATCGACGCCAGGGTCTCGGTATTGTTGATCGTCGTCGGCCGTCCATATAGGCCGTAGCTCGCCGGAAACGGCGGCTTGAAGCGGGGCTGGCCCTTCTTGCCCTCCAGCGACTCCAGGAGCGCGGTCTCCTCGCCGCAGATATAGGCGCCACCGCCCCTGTGGGTGTGCAGCTCGAAATCGACCCCGGAGCCGAGAATATCTTTCCCCAGGTAACCCGCCTTGCGGGCCTCGGCAAGCGCCTCCTCGAAACGCGCTATGGGCTCGTAGAACTCCCCGCGAATGTAGTTGTAACCGACGGTCGCCCCTATGGTGTAGCCGGCGATCGCCATGCCCTCGATGAGGGCGTGCGGGTTATAGCGCAGGATGTCGCGATCCTTGAAGGTCCCGGGCTCTCCTTCGTCGGAGTTGCATACGATGTATTTCTGGCCTGGCGCATTCCGCGGCATGAAACTCCACTTGAGACCGGTCGGGAATCCGGCGCCGCCACGGCCACGCAGGACCGATTTCTTGACCTCGGTGATGATCTCGTCGGGCGGGGTCTTCTCACTCAGTATGCGCCGCCACGCCTGGTAGCCGCCATCGCCCTCATAGACATCGAGGGCCCATGAACGATCGCGATGCCGATTCCGGAAGCAGACCTCGTTTGCCATGATCACTCCAGGCCCGTCAGGATTTCGTCAACCCGCTCGGGCGTCAGATTCTCGTAGTAGGTCTTGTCGACCTGAAACATGGGCGCACCCCCGCAGGCTGCCAGGCACTCCACCTCCTTCAGGGTGAAGCGTCCGTCGGGCGTGGTTTCCCCGAAGTCGATGCCGAGCCGCTTCTTCAGGTGCGCCACGATATCGTCGCTGCCGCGCAACAAGCAGGAAATGTTGGTGCACACGGATATCTTATGGCGTCCGACCGGCTCCAGATCGTACATCGAATAGAAGCTTGCCACCTCATAGACCTGAATGGGCCGCATCCCCAGATACTCGGCGATGAAGTCCATGAGCGAGACACTAAGCCACCCATGCTCATCCTGGGCGATGTGCAGTGCCGCCATCACCGCCGATTGCTTGTGTTCCGGCGGGTACTTGGCGATCTCCCGATCGATCTGCTCGAGAGATTCTTTCGTCAGCATGGTCACCTGTCGATCTCGCCGAAAACGATGTCCTGGGTGCCGATGATGGCCACCACGTCCGCTATCATGTGTCCGCGCGTCATCTCGTCGAGCGCCGCCAGGTGGGCAAACCCGGGGGCGCGGATCTTCAGACGGAAGGGCTTGTTGGCGCCATCGGACATGAGATAGATGCCGAACTCCCCCTTGGGGTGCTCGACTGCCGCATACGCCTCACCCTCAGGGACCGAATACCCCTCGGTAAAGAGCTTGAAGTGGTGGATCAAGGCCTCCATGTCGGCCTTCATCTCCGCGCGCGAGGGCGGCACGATCTTGTGGTCCGCGGCGATCACCGGTCCGGGATTCGCGCGCAACCAGTCGATGCACTGCGCCACGATGCGGTTGGACTGGCGCATCTCCTCGACGCGCACGAGATAGCGATCGTAGCAGTCCCCTTGGACCCCCACCGGTATATCGAAATCGAGCTTATCGTACACCTCGTAGGGCTGCTTCTTGCGCAGATCCCACTCCACCCCCGAACCCCTTAGCATCGGCCCCGTGAACCCAAGCTGCAAGGCACGCTCCGGGCTTACCACACCGATGCCGACGGTCCTCTGCTTCCAGATACGATTGTCGGTAAGCAGCGTTTCGTAGTCGTCGATGTAGCCTGGGAACCGCGCGCAAAAATCGGCCAGGAAATCGAGCAGGCTCCCGCCGCGATTGGCGTTCATACGCGCCACGTCCTGCTCGTTGTGCCAGCGCGACACGCTGTAGCGGGGCATGCTGTCTGGCAGATCGCGGTAGACCCCACCCACCCGGTAGTAGCTGGCATGCATGCGCGCGCCCGACACCGCCTCATAGGCGTCCATCAAGTCCTCGCGCTCGCGAAAGGCGTACAGAAACACCGTCATGGCACCGATATCGAGCGCGTGCGCCCCAAGCCATAGCAGGTGATTCAAGATGCGCGTGATCTCATCGAACATCACGCGGATGTATTGCGCACGGATCGGGACTTCGACCTGTAGCAGTTTCTCCAAGGCCATGACATAAGCGTGCTCATTGGCCATCATCGACACATAATCCAGCCGATCCATGTAAGGGATCGATTGGTTGTAGGGCTTGGTTTCGGCAAGCTTTTCGGTGGCGCGGTGCAAAAGCCCTATGTGCGGGTCGGCGCGCTCTATGACCTCGCCGTCGAGTTCCAGGACCAGGCGCAACACGCCGTGGGCGGCGGGGTGCTGGGGCCCGAAGTTCATGGTGTAATTACGAATCTCGGCCACCGTAGCCCTCCTCGCGGATGACGCGCGGCACCAGCACGCGCGGCTCGATACTGACAGGTTCGTACACCACGCGCCGCTTGTCTGGATCGTAACGCATCTCGACTCGACCGGAGATCGGAAAATCCTTGCGGAACGGGTGGCCCACGAAACCATAGTCGGTCAGAAGGCGCCGCAGATCCTTATGGCCGTCAAAGATGAAACCAAACAGGTCGAAGGCCTCGCGTTCGTACCAGTCGGCGGAATTCCACACCTCGGTCAGGGACGCCAGCACCGGAGTCTCGTCATCAAGAAAGGTGCGCAGACGCACACGGCGATTGTGGCGCAGCGACAAAAGATGGACCACGACCGCAAAGCGCGGCGCGCATCGCTCGCGTTCCCCATAAGTCAGATAATCCACGCCGCAAAGATCGATAAGCTGCTCGAACCCAAGGCGGGGATCGTCACGCAGGACATAGGCACAAGACCGCCACTTTTCGCGCGCCAGTTCGAGCGTAAGCTCCCCATGCTCGGTCTTCGCAGAGACGAGCGCATCGCCCAGGGCCTTTTGGACGTAGTCGAGGAGGACCTCATGCGCTTGTGTGGTCATGAATTAAGCGATTGCATCCGATTCAGCGCGCGATCGTATTCGTGCGTCGAATCTTATTTTGAAGTTGAATGATGCCGTAGAGGAGCGCTTCGGCTGTGGGCGGGCATCCGGGGACATAGACATCCACCGGCACGATCCGGTCGCAGCCCCGCACCACCGAATACGAATAGTGATAATAACCGCCTCCATTTGCACATGATCCCATGGAAATCACCCAGCGCGGCTCGGCCATCTGGTCATAGACCTTGCGCAGGGCCGGGGCCATCTTATTGACGAGCGTACCGGCCACGATCATGACATCCGATTGACGCGGGCTCGGCCGAAACACCACCCCGAATCGATCGAGATCGTAACGCGCGGCGCCCGCATGCATCATCTCGACCGCGCAGCACGCAAGCCCAAAGGTCATAGGCCAGAGCGAACCGGTCCGCGTCCAATTGATGAGCTTGTCGGCGGACGTGACGACCCAGCCCTTGTCGAGGCCGCCTTCTACTCCCACTCAAGCGCCCCTTTCATCCATTCATAGACAAATCCGACAATCAAAATTCCCAGAAACAGGACCATGGCCAGGAAGCCCGGCCGTCCAATCTGTTTCAGGGCCACCGCCCAGGGGAACAAAAAGGCAATCTCAAGATCGAAAACGATGAATAAAATCGCGACGAGATAGTAGCGCACATCGAACTTCATGCGCGTATCCTCGAAGGCCTCGAAGCCACACTCGTACGGGGACAGCTTTGCAGAATCCGGGTGATGCGGGGCGACGAGGCGGCCGAGAACCATTGGCAGGACTCCGACCGCAAGGCCAACGCCTATGAATATCAGAATGGGCAGATAATCGTTTAACATCCGCTCTCCTCAATAAGGGGCCTCAAACCGGCTGATCGCAGGCGAGTCGGCTAGTCTAGGCACCCCGGCGCACCCAAGTCAAGCCGCGGCTTCATGCGATAGATTTATGCTATTTCAAGCAGTTAGCCGACCTGGAAGGGGTCGACCGGAGGAATAATTGGTGCCGAAGGCGGGACTCGAACCCGCACAGCTTGCGCCACCGCCC is a genomic window containing:
- a CDS encoding NADH-quinone oxidoreductase subunit A — translated: MLNDYLPILIFIGVGLAVGVLPMVLGRLVAPHHPDSAKLSPYECGFEAFEDTRMKFDVRYYLVAILFIVFDLEIAFLFPWAVALKQIGRPGFLAMVLFLGILIVGFVYEWMKGALEWE
- a CDS encoding NuoB/complex I 20 kDa subunit family protein — translated: MGVEGGLDKGWVVTSADKLINWTRTGSLWPMTFGLACCAVEMMHAGAARYDLDRFGVVFRPSPRQSDVMIVAGTLVNKMAPALRKVYDQMAEPRWVISMGSCANGGGYYHYSYSVVRGCDRIVPVDVYVPGCPPTAEALLYGIIQLQNKIRRTNTIAR
- a CDS encoding NADH-quinone oxidoreductase subunit C, with amino-acid sequence MTTQAHEVLLDYVQKALGDALVSAKTEHGELTLELAREKWRSCAYVLRDDPRLGFEQLIDLCGVDYLTYGERERCAPRFAVVVHLLSLRHNRRVRLRTFLDDETPVLASLTEVWNSADWYEREAFDLFGFIFDGHKDLRRLLTDYGFVGHPFRKDFPISGRVEMRYDPDKRRVVYEPVSIEPRVLVPRVIREEGYGGRDS
- the nuoE gene encoding NADH-quinone oxidoreductase subunit NuoE; protein product: MLTKESLEQIDREIAKYPPEHKQSAVMAALHIAQDEHGWLSVSLMDFIAEYLGMRPIQVYEVASFYSMYDLEPVGRHKISVCTNISCLLRGSDDIVAHLKKRLGIDFGETTPDGRFTLKEVECLAACGGAPMFQVDKTYYENLTPERVDEILTGLE
- a CDS encoding NADH-quinone oxidoreductase subunit D, with the translated sequence MAEIRNYTMNFGPQHPAAHGVLRLVLELDGEVIERADPHIGLLHRATEKLAETKPYNQSIPYMDRLDYVSMMANEHAYVMALEKLLQVEVPIRAQYIRVMFDEITRILNHLLWLGAHALDIGAMTVFLYAFREREDLMDAYEAVSGARMHASYYRVGGVYRDLPDSMPRYSVSRWHNEQDVARMNANRGGSLLDFLADFCARFPGYIDDYETLLTDNRIWKQRTVGIGVVSPERALQLGFTGPMLRGSGVEWDLRKKQPYEVYDKLDFDIPVGVQGDCYDRYLVRVEEMRQSNRIVAQCIDWLRANPGPVIAADHKIVPPSRAEMKADMEALIHHFKLFTEGYSVPEGEAYAAVEHPKGEFGIYLMSDGANKPFRLKIRAPGFAHLAALDEMTRGHMIADVVAIIGTQDIVFGEIDR
- the nuoF gene encoding NADH-quinone oxidoreductase subunit NuoF: MANEVCFRNRHRDRSWALDVYEGDGGYQAWRRILSEKTPPDEIITEVKKSVLRGRGGAGFPTGLKWSFMPRNAPGQKYIVCNSDEGEPGTFKDRDILRYNPHALIEGMAIAGYTIGATVGYNYIRGEFYEPIARFEEALAEARKAGYLGKDILGSGVDFELHTHRGGGAYICGEETALLESLEGKKGQPRFKPPFPASYGLYGRPTTINNTETLASIPSIMRHGGLWFLGIGKPNNGGSKIFSVSGHVNRPGNYEVPLGTPFAELLEMAGGIWRGRKLKAVIPGGSSVPVVRGEIMMDLTMDYDSLSKAGSMLGAGSVIIMDDSTCMVRALERISHFYYEESCGQCTPCREGTGWLARVLHRIEHGQGRMEDLDLLTDMAKKIEGRTICALGDAAALPVISFIKNFREEFEHHILHHSCPMAAAA
- the nuoG gene encoding NADH-quinone oxidoreductase subunit NuoG, with the translated sequence MLHIEIDGKQLAVEEGAMVIEAAEAAGIYIPRFCYHKKLSVAANCRMCLVDVERVAKPVPACATPVTEGMKVSTRSEKTRTAQKGVMEFLLINHPLDCPICDQGGECDLQDLAVGYGRDVSRFAEAKRIVKDQDIGPLIATEMTRCIHCTRCVRFGQEIGGIMELGATGRGEHMRIGTYVAASVDSELSGNMIDLCPVGALTSKPFRYSARPWELAAKRSLSPHDCVGTNLLVETRRNKVMRVLPQENEAVNETWISDRDRFSYTALHGDARLSVPLLRVDGQWREVDWDVALEAAAAGLREVVAAHGPEAFAALASPQVTVEEGYLLARLTRGLGSDNVDHRLREGDFRDDSGAPPYPALGVEIAELERVDAVVLVGSNIRKDQPLLAHRLRKAFLDGARIAAINPVDFAFTFDLAAKTIVAPSGLPEALGRLLVASARCTGSALPADVAAWTEGLEVTEVERKTAEWLCVAERPLVLLGTLAACHPEAAVLRSLAAALGEIAGAPVGFLPPGNSAGLWLAGVVPQRAARGVRRPVPGRAASEMWDGRQKGFLLVDAEPVTDSADGGRARAALRAARFVVALSAFRSEALDYAHVLLPMAPFTETDGSFVNAEGRWQSFEAVVTPCGEARPGWKILRVLAEKCKVPGLAFDSIAAVRAAIGDLRETVGRHEPMVLEGRRPRPQGLQRIAEVSLYDSDSIVRHSEVLHRTADCGSASVGVNEAEAMRLGLAAGDRVRVAMGEAQAVLEVVIDNRIPDGAAYIPAALESTATLPWSGSITVSRI